The Halomonas qaidamensis genome includes the window GCACATACACGCCTAACTGCCCGCCAAATACCTCTTCGATGGCGGCCATGCGGGCATTTAAGTCGCCCTGCCAGCGGCTCTGTTTATCGACTTCATAATACCAATCTGCATGAACAGGCAGCGCTATTAACAGCGCTACTACCATCAGCCCGCGCTGTATCCAGTGTCGCAAATCGTGAACTCCTGTCAGGTTAATCGCGCTTACTTTACCGATGAGCCGCCATCCAGCGAGTCAGCCAAATCCACAGCGCAGCACCCAGAATTAACAAGCCACCAACGCCAAGCGCCTGTGGGTAGCTGTAGGCCCCGTCGCCTTCCAATAAAAAACGCAGCACCAGAAAAATCATCACGATATGAAAAATAAACGCTTTGAGCGCATCACTACCAACGAGGGTAAGGGGCAGCAGTACTTTCGCAGCGGCTTTTCCACCGGCCAGGGCTAACCCCAGCAGCACCAGCGCGCCGCCCACGCTAAACAGCATAAAGTTTATTCCTGGCGGATGTTTCCCCACATTGCGTGCCACCGCCAGCATCGCACCATGAACATCGCCCTCAGCGATGGCTATGCCATAAAAAGCGGCTACCATCAGCGCCCCCACCCCTACCAGCCAAAGAATTAAGCGGCGGCGTAAGGCGGCATCGAAATAGCAGCGTAGCAGCGCCTCACCGATCAATAAGCCAGACAGTATGAGTGGGGCGCGGCTAAGCTGCCCCCAGGCATAGTGCTCTTCATGGTCGACCAGAAACGCTTTTAAGAGGTCATAGCCCCCAAAGGAAAAGCCTTGTAACCACGCTGAAAGCGCCGTTAATCCTACGATGGTTATTAAACGCCCCCACAGTGGCGTTTTTGCCCACAGCGGCAATATTAACGGCACCCAAAGCAAGGCAACGGCATAGAAGCCTAGAATCTCTACCCAGATAGCAAATCGCCCATAGAGCAGCGTATCAACAATATCGCTAGGCGAGCTAAAGGGCAGCATTTCTATAACAATCAGCGCTTTATACCAAAACCAAACCTCAATGGCCCTTACCCACAGCTTTAACCGCCGCTTGGGCCAATCGTCACGTTGGGTGTGAGATAAGAAGGCCACCGCCAGCGCAATACCAAACACTAAAATAAACAGCGAGGACGAGAATTTAGTCAAAAAATGGATAGGTACCATGCCCCAATCAGGCACATTACGAATACCTACTAAACCACTAACAGCATGGCTAATAATCATCAGCCCAATGGCGATACCGCGAGCGAGATCAATCGCCTCGATACGGCCTTGCGCCTTAGGAAGCTGCGGCATCTCCATCCAGTTCAACACGTCGGTAACGTCCTTGTGGCTGATGTTAATAATAGGACTTTAACCATAGCCTATTCATTGCCCGCCCCCTACTTAACATCTTTTAACGCAAAAATGCCCCGCAACTGGCGGGGCATTTCATGGTTCATCCGTGAACCGGAATAGAAGTTAATCCTTTAGCAGTCATGAGTTACCAACCGGAATCATCTTCCTCTTCAGTTTCCCATGTGTCTTGCTCTTCTTCTTCTTCCTCTTCATAGGTAAATTCTTGCTCTTCCTCTTCGTACTCGGTCGTTACACCTTCATTAGTAGCGCCTTCAGTGGTGGCACCTTGCTCTTGATCAGAGTCGAAAGAGTTGTAAGCGCCCTGCTCATCCTGGGTGGTTTCTTCCTGAGGAGCGGGCTCATAATCATCGTTGCCTTCCATGCCAGCAAAGGCCAGCGGGCTAGCGATTAAACCAAACGATACGCCTAAAATGCCAAGTTTCTTGAGAGCTTCCTTTTTCATGGTCATGCCTCCTGATATGGCTTCACTTTTACGTCAGTTTTCAGTAATCAAAAAAATTCGGTGATTTGAAAACGTTGGTTAGTGGCAAGAACGTTATGTCTTCCTAACATTTCGCTCTTGCCCAGACTATTGCAGCCGCCATACCAGAAGATGCCAAAGAAATAAAAAAATCTATAAATACAATATCTTAAATAAAAATTACGCATGCCAACCGAATGACAAAACGATCTTTAATTAGCAATTTATTGTTTATCAATGACACATGAGTCCTGCTGTAGCATGTCAATCGAGATTTGGGTATTTAATACCCCATCACCCTGGGCAGCCACGTGGCAAGTTCAGGTATAGCGATCAACAATAAAATTGTAGCGAGAATAGGTAACAAGAACGGCAATACCGCCTTGACCACCTGCCCGTAGCGTAGTCGCGTGATTCCCACCATCAGAAACAACACTGTGCCAAAGGGCGGTGTGATAACCCCAACTGAAAGCGTAATGACCATCACAATACCGAAATGAACAGGGTCTAACCCCGCACTTAATGCGGCAGGCACAACAATCGGGGTGAAGATCAAAATGCTTTCAATCACCGACATAAAACAGCCGATCAGCAGGAAGAACAACGCAAAGCAGAGCAACAGCGCAATCGTCGGCATCTCAATGCTGGCCACCTGCCCCGCCAACGCCTGAGGAATGCCCATACGTACCAAAATCCAGCCATAAAAGCTGGAAACAGCAATAATCAGCAGGATTACGGCACTGAACATCAGGGTACGCTGGAAGGCATTAAACAAGTCGCGCAGACTTAAGTCGCGATAGATCAGGCCACCTAAAATAATCGCATAGAGCGAGGCAATAGCACCCGCTTCCGTTGGTGTAAAGAAGCCCCCCCAAATACCACCGACAATAATGGCAGGCATCATGAGAGGTAAAATAGCGCGCTTGCCGGTTCGTATAACTTCGCAGGCATCAAACGGCGTAGGCTTAGGCATCACTACTTTGCCTGTTGCTCCGAGCACTACCGTCATACCCATTAGCAGGAGTGCCATCAAAATGCCGGGCAACAGCCCCGCCATAAACAGCCCACCGATACTCACATTGGCTAGCCAGCCATATACTACTAGCGCAATGCTTGGCGGCAGAATCGGCCCAATAACGCTTGACGCTGCGGTAACACCAGTCGAGTAACCCAGCTCATAGCCACGCTCTTTCATGGCTTTAATTTCAATGCTGCCAAGACCCGCCGCATCGGCCACGGCAGTACCCGACATAGTGGCAAAAATAGAGCTGGCAACCACATTGGCGTGACCAAGCCCACCCTTGGTAAAGCCTACTAATGCCGTGGCGAAATCAAAAATCCGTGTGGTCGTTGAGCCAATATTCATAATATTGGCAGCCAAAATAAACAGCGGGATGGCTAGCAAGGTAAAGTTGTTGAGTGTTTGCACCATACGCAGTGGCAGTAGCTCAACGGGTAACCCTCCCGTACCGGTGAATACCAAGGCTATAAACGAGGTGACACCGATGGCCACCACAACAGGCAACCCAATGGCCATTAGCACCAACAGGCCGCCAACGAAAATCAGTAATTCAGTCATGGGGCCATCACCTCTTCTTCACGGGGCGCTTCAAGCCAGAAAACGGGGCCGCGCAGCGTTTTCCAAAGTGCAATGACCGCCATGCCCGCGAAGCTAAAAAAGATACCGTAGTAGAGGTAGCTGAAACTAATACTTAACGAAACGGTTTTATTGTTGGCACTCATATCCGACATAATCCATGCGCCCCATGCCGCTAGTACAAAAAAACCGCAAGAAATAAGAGAAGTAAGCCGGTACTGACTATTTTTACCGAAGCGAGAAAGCTTGTGGCTGAACAGGTCAACCACTAAATGCTCACTGCGTATCCACGCAGAAATAGAACCAAAGCCAATGGCATAAATGGCCAGCAGTGACGCAACTTCTTCTGTCCATGGCATCCCCAACCCAAGCAGGTCTCGGGCTACCACTGCTGAAACAATGAGCAGCAATATCGCGGCCATTAACGTCACCCCCACCCCATCGCAAAGACGGGTGGTGTAACGCAACACATAAAAAGCGATTCTATCCGGCCCGTTTCTGGGCGGCATAGCTGAGTCCACGGGAACGCTCCTGAGGCTTAATAAGGCTTAAATAGGTATCTTTTAAAACTACAACGACGGCCCGATAGGCCGCCGTTGATCATTTAGCACAAACAATTACTGGCTTTCATTACCTAACGCATCTTCACGCACACCATCAGCCATATCGGCCATGACACGATCAATCGCTGGCAACGCCGCTTCGCGGAAAGCGTCAATATCGGGCTCGATAATCGTCATGCCCTCTTCCTGTAGCGCCGTCAGGTAGTACTCATCAAGCTCACGCTCACGCTCTGAACCATGCTCCCTGGCGACATGAATAGCTTCCTCGATCAACGCTTGATCTTCCGCCTCTAGCCCATCCCACCAACGTGAACTGGCTACCCAGTTCCAAGGGAACTGCACGTGGCTGGTCATAATGATGTGATCCTGCACTTCCCACAGGCGGCGGGTATAGGGCGATGACAATGAATTCTCATGGCCATCGACTTGACCTGTTTGCATGGCCAAGTAAATTTCCGGCGCGGGAACGTTAACTACTTGGGCGCCGATCTCCTCCCACACCTCAAGCCATACGGGAAGCGATGGCAGACGCAAACGGAAGCCATCTAAATCTTCAGGGCTATTGATCGCCTTATTGGCGGTCATATGGCGTGGACCACGGTGTTGGGTGCCGAAATATTTAAGACCGCCCTGATTTTCAGCCTGCTCAATCAAAGCTTGGCCAGAAGGACTTTCCATGTAGGCATCTACTTCGTCCCACGTTGAGAACACAAACGGAACGGTAATAGCGTCATACTCTGGCGCATACTGCTGGCGCCAGTTGCCTCCGGTGATAGAAAGCTGGGTTTGGCCTAAATTGAGCAATTCCAGCACCGCGTTTTCACCACCGAGGGAACCTGCTAGAAAAGGACGCACGTCAAAACGGCCCGGTGCTTGCTCTTCTAGGTATTCGGCAAAACGCTCGACTGCTGCGCTTTCAGAGCCGCCTTCACTCATAGTGTTATTAACTTGAATTTCGATCGGGTTTGCTAAGGCAAAGGGAGCCGCCGTTAGCATACCCAGGGTGGCCAGCGTGGTAAGCAATGTTGTCCGCATGGGATGACTCTCTACGGTTGTCGTTATTGGATGTGGTTACCGATATTAAGTGTGATGCTTAACACAGCATTTTTGCTGTTTGATTGATCTTGAAACAAGCAGCCAGACGGCTCAAATCGACGTTTATGAAGGCTGACTTCGTCAAATACGATGGCTAGAAACGCCGCTATAGCGCGCTAAACTGCTCACCCCATTATCACCGTACGACCAAAGATGAATATCTACTGCACTCTTAGGCTATCTCAATGGAGGTTGCTTGCTGCTTTTTAGCAGTGATTTAAAACGCCATTTTCACCAGGAGCTTTCATCATGCACGAAGCCGCACCCGTCGTGTTTATTACCGGCGCCACTTCTGGAATCGGCCTTGCTTGTGCCCACCGTTTTGCCCAAGCGGGCTGGGCACTGGTATTAACAGGACGACGTCAAACACGCTTAGAGGGGCTCTATAACTCACTGAAAAACAGCGTACCTGTGCATATCGCTCAACTGGACGTCAGCAACCCACAAGACGTAGCTAACGTGGTTGCAGCGTTGCCAGAACGTTTTAAGCACGTGCATGCACTGATCAATAATGCAGGGCTAGCGCTGGGTAAGGGACCAGCACAAAACGCTGAGCTTGATGACTGGCATCGAATGATTGATACCAATGTGAAAGGATTAGTGACTGTTACGCGCCACCTATTGCCAAAACTCATTGCCGCTGGCCCTGGCTCAACGGTAATAAATCTGGGTTCTATCGCCGCTCATACGCCTTACCCAGGCGGACATGTGTATGGTGCCACCAAAGCTTTTGTAGAACAGTTTAGTTACAACCTTCGCTGCGATGTTGGTCCACAGGGCGTTAGGGTGACCGACCTCGCTCCTGGGATGACAGCGAGTGAGTTTACGCTGGTTCGTATGAAGGGTGATCAGCAAGTAGCAGATAGCTACTACGAAGGCACGGCACCACTCCAGCCTGAAGATATCGCCGACCAAGCCCTCCATATAGCCTCACTTCCACCGCATATCAATATCACGCGCTTAGAAGTGATGCCGCTTTGTCAGCAGTGGTCGGCTCCCACGATACTGCGAGATTAAACGCCGATTCGATGAACCTTATAGCGCTGAATGCACTTCTTCAGTCAGAAGGTCCACCATGTGCCTTGCCGTGACAGGAAGCGTCGCATAGCGGCGTACGCCAATAACAAGCTCCCGCTGGGCCCAGCCGTCGTTCAACGGGATGCTTTTAAGCTGCAGATCACCTAGCTCGCGATATATCGTTTGCTCTGGCAGCACGCCTACCCCCATGCCATGGTGAATCATGCGACAAATGGCATCAAAACTGCGTACCTGAATGCGCATTCTCAGCGCTTTTCCCGCTAGGTTAGCCTGCTCAAGCAACAGCGCTTGCAGCGAAGCATCTTGCTGCAAGCCAATAAAATCGAAAGCCAGTGCTTCGTTGAAGGCAATACTGCTTCGCTCCGCTAATGGATGTTCATCAGGTGTTACTAACACTAAGCGATCACGCCGATAGGGAATTATCTGCAAGTCTGGCGCAGCCACATGCCCAGCAAAAATGCCAATATCGGTTAAGCCATCCCTTACAGCGGCAATAATTTCACTACTGACACGCTCTTGCAGGTCGATTTTTATTTCAGGATAGTGGCGAGAAAACGCACTAAGGTCTTGGGGGAGAAACGCGATGATTGCTGAGGTATTGGAATGAATACGCACATGCCCACGCACGCCTTCACCATATTCGCTAAGCTCTGCCTGTAAGCGTTCAACGTTGTCGAGGATACGCCGCGCATGATGTAAAAACGCATGCCCTGCAGGGGTTAGCTCCACACCACGGGGTTTACGATAAAGTAGCGTTGTTCCAACCAAGCTTTCAAGATCGCTCATACGCTTGCTGACGGCGGCAAGGGCTAAGTGTTCGCGTTCGGCAGCCGCGGTCAAGCGGCCTTCGTCTGCAACAGAGATAAACAGCTTGAGCGTAAAGAAATCAAAGCGGCGCATCTCGGCAAACTCCTGAAAAGTAACCTGACTATGCTAGCGCATACCTTCGCCAGTCACGAAACCTTTGTTACCCATTGCCTAATTGTCGCCCCTAGGCGGCTCACGCATGCTGGTAGGCAACAATATTAACGACACGACCAGGAGAGCCTTAATGCATGCTCCCGAAGCGCGCCAGCTTCCTTTAGAAGGCTTGAAAGTCCTTGAACTTGGGCAGCTCATTGCTGGCCCCTTTGCGACCAAGCTGTTGGGTGAATTTGGTGCCGATGTCATTAAAGTAGAGCCGCCTGGTACCGGCGACCCCCTTCGCAAATGGCGAATGCTTGAGGAAGGCACCTCGCTTTGGTGGCACGTACAGAGCCGTAACAAGCGCTCAGTAGCGTTGGACTTGCGCAGTGAAGAGGGCCAAGCGCTGGTGCGCAAGCTCGCTGCCGAGGCTGATGTGGTGGTGGAAAATTTCCGCCCTGGCACTTTAGATAGTTGGGGATTGGGCTGGGAATCGCTCTCTAAGCCCAACCCAAGGCTAATCATGGTGCATATTTCCGGCTACGGACAAACGGGGCCTTACCGCGATAAGCCCGGCTTTGGTGTGGTGGGCGAAGCCATGGGCGGGTTGCGTTATCTCACCGGCCAGCCGGGAGAGCCCTCTGTGCGCGTGGGTGTAAGCATTGGTGATTCACTTTCCGCGCTTTACGCTGTCATTGGCACCTTGCTGGCACTGCAAGAGCGCAATCGCAGCGGCCTGGGGCAAGAGATCGACGTGGCGCTTTATGAGTCGGTATTTGCCAT containing:
- a CDS encoding TRAP transporter small permease, producing the protein MPPRNGPDRIAFYVLRYTTRLCDGVGVTLMAAILLLIVSAVVARDLLGLGMPWTEEVASLLAIYAIGFGSISAWIRSEHLVVDLFSHKLSRFGKNSQYRLTSLISCGFFVLAAWGAWIMSDMSANNKTVSLSISFSYLYYGIFFSFAGMAVIALWKTLRGPVFWLEAPREEEVMAP
- a CDS encoding heparan-alpha-glucosaminide N-acetyltransferase domain-containing protein → MLNWMEMPQLPKAQGRIEAIDLARGIAIGLMIISHAVSGLVGIRNVPDWGMVPIHFLTKFSSSLFILVFGIALAVAFLSHTQRDDWPKRRLKLWVRAIEVWFWYKALIVIEMLPFSSPSDIVDTLLYGRFAIWVEILGFYAVALLWVPLILPLWAKTPLWGRLITIVGLTALSAWLQGFSFGGYDLLKAFLVDHEEHYAWGQLSRAPLILSGLLIGEALLRCYFDAALRRRLILWLVGVGALMVAAFYGIAIAEGDVHGAMLAVARNVGKHPPGINFMLFSVGGALVLLGLALAGGKAAAKVLLPLTLVGSDALKAFIFHIVMIFLVLRFLLEGDGAYSYPQALGVGGLLILGAALWIWLTRWMAAHR
- a CDS encoding LysR family transcriptional regulator, whose product is MRRFDFFTLKLFISVADEGRLTAAAEREHLALAAVSKRMSDLESLVGTTLLYRKPRGVELTPAGHAFLHHARRILDNVERLQAELSEYGEGVRGHVRIHSNTSAIIAFLPQDLSAFSRHYPEIKIDLQERVSSEIIAAVRDGLTDIGIFAGHVAAPDLQIIPYRRDRLVLVTPDEHPLAERSSIAFNEALAFDFIGLQQDASLQALLLEQANLAGKALRMRIQVRSFDAICRMIHHGMGVGVLPEQTIYRELGDLQLKSIPLNDGWAQRELVIGVRRYATLPVTARHMVDLLTEEVHSAL
- a CDS encoding CaiB/BaiF CoA transferase family protein, whose translation is MHAPEARQLPLEGLKVLELGQLIAGPFATKLLGEFGADVIKVEPPGTGDPLRKWRMLEEGTSLWWHVQSRNKRSVALDLRSEEGQALVRKLAAEADVVVENFRPGTLDSWGLGWESLSKPNPRLIMVHISGYGQTGPYRDKPGFGVVGEAMGGLRYLTGQPGEPSVRVGVSIGDSLSALYAVIGTLLALQERNRSGLGQEIDVALYESVFAMMESLLPEFDASGQVREPSGSALPGITPSNAYRCQGGDYVLIAGNGDSIFKRLMGVIGRDDLANDPALAHNDGRSQQAEMIDAAIQAWSEERPREAILKALDEARVPAGYPYTAEDIAFDPHYLAREMIQTFTRPNGKPLKVPGVLPKLSATPGRLGDGGPALGQHTDDVLDELGIDQETRAKLRQAGII
- a CDS encoding TRAP transporter substrate-binding protein, with translation MRTTLLTTLATLGMLTAAPFALANPIEIQVNNTMSEGGSESAAVERFAEYLEEQAPGRFDVRPFLAGSLGGENAVLELLNLGQTQLSITGGNWRQQYAPEYDAITVPFVFSTWDEVDAYMESPSGQALIEQAENQGGLKYFGTQHRGPRHMTANKAINSPEDLDGFRLRLPSLPVWLEVWEEIGAQVVNVPAPEIYLAMQTGQVDGHENSLSSPYTRRLWEVQDHIIMTSHVQFPWNWVASSRWWDGLEAEDQALIEEAIHVAREHGSERERELDEYYLTALQEEGMTIIEPDIDAFREAALPAIDRVMADMADGVREDALGNESQ
- a CDS encoding SDR family NAD(P)-dependent oxidoreductase; amino-acid sequence: MHEAAPVVFITGATSGIGLACAHRFAQAGWALVLTGRRQTRLEGLYNSLKNSVPVHIAQLDVSNPQDVANVVAALPERFKHVHALINNAGLALGKGPAQNAELDDWHRMIDTNVKGLVTVTRHLLPKLIAAGPGSTVINLGSIAAHTPYPGGHVYGATKAFVEQFSYNLRCDVGPQGVRVTDLAPGMTASEFTLVRMKGDQQVADSYYEGTAPLQPEDIADQALHIASLPPHINITRLEVMPLCQQWSAPTILRD
- a CDS encoding TRAP transporter large permease gives rise to the protein MTELLIFVGGLLVLMAIGLPVVVAIGVTSFIALVFTGTGGLPVELLPLRMVQTLNNFTLLAIPLFILAANIMNIGSTTTRIFDFATALVGFTKGGLGHANVVASSIFATMSGTAVADAAGLGSIEIKAMKERGYELGYSTGVTAASSVIGPILPPSIALVVYGWLANVSIGGLFMAGLLPGILMALLLMGMTVVLGATGKVVMPKPTPFDACEVIRTGKRAILPLMMPAIIVGGIWGGFFTPTEAGAIASLYAIILGGLIYRDLSLRDLFNAFQRTLMFSAVILLIIAVSSFYGWILVRMGIPQALAGQVASIEMPTIALLLCFALFFLLIGCFMSVIESILIFTPIVVPAALSAGLDPVHFGIVMVITLSVGVITPPFGTVLFLMVGITRLRYGQVVKAVLPFLLPILATILLLIAIPELATWLPRVMGY